The genomic DNA CCATGCCGTACACCACGACCAGGCCGGTCCGGTTCTCGGTCCGCAGCGCGAACTCCTCGACGCGCAACCGGTCGACCAGGCGGCTCACCATCTCGCAGACGTCCATCAGGTCACTGGTGTGCACCGGGTCGAGCTCCTGATCCCCGCGCACGGTGTTGTGGGGGTAGCGGGCCGGGGTGCTGAAGTAGTTGACGAGCCATTTGCCGTCCACGGAGACCTCCGGTCGGTCGTGCCTGCGGGTCAGTGAGTGCGACGGGGCGGAGCGAGAACGGCGGTGATCTCGGCGACGGCTTCGCCGCCCGGCCGGGTGTAACGCATCGCGGTGCGCGGGTTCTTGTGCCGGGTCTTGGCCATGATGAGCTGCAGCGGCACCTTGGCCTCGCCCAGATGGGTGGCGGCCGAATGGCGCAACTGGTGCGGGTCCAGGCCGAGGTGCGCCTCCATCAGGACGCGCACCCGGTCATACCCCAAGCGCGGCCGCCCGGTGTGCGGGCAGATGTGCTCGGGCCCGGGACGGCGGGCGGGGACGGGCTTGCGGTTGGCCAGGAACAACGGCCCCCGTGTACGCACGACCCCATCGCAGTGACCGTCGGGCAGGCGCAGCAGCCGGGGCAGCAGGCGCGCGGTGCCTGCGTCCCAGTAGACCCATTCGACATCGCCGCCTTTGGAGCGCACCGGCGCCTTGCGGTTGTCCAGGTCGAGATCCTCGACGTCGAGGGAGAGGATCTCGGCGGCGCGGGCGGCGGTCTCGTACAACATCCGATAGAGCGTCTTGTCCCGCAGCGGGATGTCGCGGCGCGACAGCAGCCGCTCCAGCTTGGTCCTGGCCACCGCTTTGGTGTGGTCAACGTTCTCCCGACGGCGTTCGGCCTCAGCCGGGACCGACGGCGCCGCCCACCGCTTCTTACTCGAGCACCACGACAGCCAGGAGGCGACCGCGGCCCGGTTGCGGTTCCAGGTCGCCGGCGCACACCCGCCCCACAGCGCGGTGAGCGCCTTGCTGATCTCGGCGTCGGTGACGTCGGCCAGAAGCCGGTCGCGGCCGCCGATCGCGGCGATGGTGCGGTCGATCGCCGAAGCATAGGCGCGGTGGGTGTTGGGGTTGGCGACTCGGTGAGTCGACAAGAACTCATCGGCCGCCTCGGCGAGGGCGATGCCGTCACCGCGCAGTGCGGTGATCTTTCGATCGGCGGCTGAGGACGTCATGAGGTAGGCCTTTCCTGCAGGGGTCGTTCAGGCAGGAATCCGCAGGAGTGGGGGCCGCAGTCGCTCTCGTGGTCCAGGCGCCATGCCCGGGTGTCGCGTTCGGTGGCTCGGGCGAGGTGGATCAGCCGGCGTTGTCGGCTCCGGGAAAGGGTGGACGGCAGTGGGGTGAAGGTCTGCGGGAGTACCCGGATGCTACCGGCTACCTGCTCGCCGTCCTGCATGCATAGCAGGGCAGCGCATTGCCACCAGTCGATCGTGCCGCCACGGCCGTTGGAGTTGCCGGGCCAGTAGTAGCCGGGTGGATCCGGGACCAGATAGTGAGTGCCGTGCTGGTCCAGGTGGGCATACAGCCAGGAACCGTCCTTGCCGGCGACGGATCGAAGGCGGCGGGCCTCTTCAAACAAGGCGCACACGGTTTCGGTGTCCACGGCTTTCAGGACGCGCGCTTCGGCTGGCAGAGGCTGTCGCCCCTCGGGGGCCTGGACGGGCCAGCGCAAGGGAAACCCGAGCCGCTTCCGCAACGACAGTTCGGGTGGCCCTTTGGACGCGTTAGGGAGCGGAGGTGGAGGGGTCCACGGGCAGTCGGCGCCATCGAGTTGCTCGATGATCCAGGCGCGTCCCTCCGGCCCGGCGGTGTTCCAGGTCCAGCTCATCGGCCGTTCCTGCATCGCCCGTTCCCGGCTGCTCAGCGGGGCGTTCTTGCGGGAGGGCTGCCAGACTGGCGGCCGGGTGACGCCTGGCAGGTTGTGGCAGAGGTCGGACAAGAACCAGATGCGCTGCAGGTCATCGGCCGGTGAGGCCCCTTCGTTCTCGCGCCGGGCACGCCTGGAAAGGTAGCGGATCTCGATCAGCGCCGCAGACAGCAGCACTGAGGCCGCTTCCTGGTCGCTCACGCCGGTGACAGCGTCGCCATGAAAACGCCGGCTCATGCCGACCCCGCGCGGGCGGCATCGATGTACCGGATAACGTGCGCGAGTCGTGCGCTTCCGCTGAAGAGGGTTCCCCTGCTCAGCGCGATGCCATGGTCGTTCATGTACGTGATAATAGGCTGTTATCGCGTACATGAGCCCGTCGTCGCTATGCCCGGCAGTGGACTCGGAGTCCGCGCCGCGTGCGGCATCCTTGATAGCCCGATGCCCCACCCACCCCCCGTGCCACGAGCGTTGGAGAGCCCTCATGACGCTGTATCTGAACCTGCCGCAGAACACTCGCCAGGTGGAGTACCTCAGCGCTTTACCGGGCAGCATCGTCTTGCCCGACCCGCCGCACGGCCTTGACGATGTGCCCCAGGACAAGGCACTCATCTGCGTACTGGACATGGGGACGTACGAGGCGGCCGGTTACATCATCACCGAGACCGACTTGTCCAACTGGACCCGCTCCGCTGCCGACCGGCCGCTGACCTGGCTCTTCATGGATCGCCTGGTCGCTGACGACCTCTGCCCGGACGCGGCGGAGATTCGCCAGTCTTGGCAGGCCGACCTGCAAGCCGATGCCGAAGCAGCCGCGCACACCGACAACCTGCTACCCATCGCACGGGCCAGCCGCAGCGGGATCGGCCTCCACATCGCCACGTTGCGCAGGTACGCGAAGGCTCTCCGCAGGGAGCCACAAGGCATCAGGTCCGACGACCTCCTGACGGATCCCGGAGTACAGCGCATAGCCGCAGTCGACCTCGACGCCCTCGCAGACGATCTGGAGAAGTGGATCGCGCACGACTGGCTCGCCGTCATCGACCTCAGCACGGAACGCCAGAATCTGGCGGGGCCGCTTCCTCACTTCCCCGGTATCGGCCCAGATGACGATCAAGGCGGCGAAGCGCAGCACTGAGCACAACCCGACTCCGGGTTTTCATCAGCCTGCGTCCACCCCTCAACAGCAGAGGAGATGGTGCCCTGTGCAAAGACCCGTTGAGTGGATCGGGCGCTGGGTGTATGAGGTGGTGCCGGTCACCAGGCTGCCCATTCCCAGGGAGCTCCGCGACCCCGAGTGCATGATCGGCTCGAAGGTCTGGCTGGTGCGCCGGATCCGCTGCCTGGCCCCCGGGCTCGTACGCCGCCAACGCCCTCGCGACTGTTGCTGGCATCACAAGGTGAACTGGCGGCAGGCCGCCGCGATCGCGGTTCACCTCGTCCGCCAGGCCCACGCGGCTGGCATCGCGGGTGAGGACATCGGGGACTTCGTCATGGAACGCGTCCATGACGAACACGGGGACCTCGATGACAGGGAACGGACCGCGATCGTCCTGCTCGTCGGCCTCGACGCCGGCATCCAGCTCAGTGAGCCCGGCAGCGCGTGGCTCTACGGTGACGGGCAACACCGGGTAGCGGCGCAGCTTGATCAAGGGGTGCGCGAGACCATCGTGCAGCGGTTGGAGCTACTCGACCCCGTCACCGGATTACCCGTCACATAGCGTTACTGACACTTCTTGTCGCGAAGCGCTGTCACGATCCTGTCGTACAACAGGGGAAGGCTGGCGAGTTCCAGGCAGGGGAACACCGCCAGACCCTTCGCCCGGCGGGTCGAAACAGGGCGGCCAAGGAGGGCCAGCAGTCATGACCGACACCACGAACACCACGCGCTTGTACATCTGCATCGAGGAGGTGGTCCGCCTCCTGAACAACGCAGAGTGCTACGCGTTCGTGTCGGTGGATGAGCAATTGGCCTACCTGGAGGACCGGGCTCAACTGCTTCACCAGTTGGTCGATGCCTTCGGTGACGAGCGGGGCCGCTACGTCGCCCAGGACGCCGATGACCGCGCCGAACGCGCACGAGGCGTGGCCGAGAAGCCCGCGCCGATGAATGCGGCGATCCCCGGCCGGCACCGCGCCGTACGGAGTGTGCAGTTGTCTCGTTCGGGCGAAATCGTCGTAGTGGCTAGTGTCTAACGTGCAAGACGTCAGATAGTTCCGAACGATGGACGCCACATCTGTCCGGAATAACTCTGCATCTTCGGCGCACGGTGCTCTCTTGGGTTTCACGGAGCAGGCCCGCATCTCGTGATGATTACGATTTGATGAGTGCGTAGTCCTTGGACGCCTCCATGGCGACCAGGAATCGGTATCTCTTCTGGTTCCGCAGCCAGGTGTCGAGCCACGGTTTCCCTTCTGGCGCCCAGTAGTAGGGGTCATACATGCCGCCGTCCGGATCCCACACTTTGGCACCCGGCATGACGTCGAGCCCCGGGTCCTTGCTGTGAGTCGGAGTGGTGAAGGTCATCGTCAAGCCAGCGCAGTCGAGGTCGGGCAGGTCGCCGACATCGTAGATGCGCGGGCTGTCCTGCGGATCTGGTTTGCCTCCGAACTCGCGCCAGTAGTCCCTGAGCTCGGCTGTTCCTGGGCAGTCGGGTAACCGGTCCAGGAGGGCTTCGATGTCTCCGTTCCAGGCGTAGGCGCGATAGAGGCTGAGCGTGCACTTGGATGAGAAGTCCTCATCGTTCTTGGCATCGTCATTGCCCTTCCTGCACCGATCGAGCTCGCTGTGGCTGATGTCCTTGGTTAGGCCCGCGGTTTTGACCGTCTGATCGAGACGGCCGTTCAGCGCCTGCCTGGCCGTGATCCGCAGCTTCCCCACCTCTGGGTCCGAGGGTGAGATCAGGGGCGGGCCTTCCGCCGAGGAACAGGCTGCGAGGGCGATCGACCCGATAGACATCAGCATGACAAGGAGTAGACGCTTGGTCATGGTCCATTTGATGTTCAGGAGCAAGGCGCGGTTCCCGAGAAGAGGGCAAGGTGACCGTTCGTCACATGATGTCCCTCCTCATCTCTCCAGATGCAGGGTTAATCCGGACACCAAGCGGTCGGAGGCATGGTAAGTCCGGACGTGGCAAGGTTCGGGTCGTGTCCTCGGTCCGAACCCGCCACCACCGACCACCACACGCTTCGCCAAGATCGTGCCGTGAGCCAGCCACAGGAGCCACCGCCCACTCATACCGGGGCCGCCGAGCCCTTACGCAGTGCGCGGGCCTGTGGCCGGCTGGGGCCACGAACTGCTGATCGGATGTCGAGCCGTGGAGCTCTCTCATTAGGGCGTGGCGTGCCCCTGCATGGCTCACCTGGGCAAGGCACGACGAAGGAGACATGTTGATGATCACGTGCGGGATCGACTGGGCGGAGAAGCACCACGACATCGCCCTGGTCGACGAGACGGGCAAGCTGGTGGCCAAGCGTCGCATCGGCGACGACGTCGACGGATGGCGGACGCTGATCGAACTGCTGGCTGAGCACGGCGATCGCTCCGAGGCCCGCATCCCGGTCGCGATCGAGACAAGCCGCGGCCTGCTGGTGTCGTGCCTGCGCGCCACCGGCCGCACGGTCTACGCGATCAACCCGCTGGCAGTCGCCCGATACCGCGAACTTCATACCGTCGCCCGGTCCAAGTCCGACCACGCCGATGCCTTCACCCTGGCCAACATCCTGCGCGTCGACGCCGAACACCACCGGCCGCTGCCCGACGACTCTGAGCTGGTGCAGGCGATCGCCGTGCTGGCCCGTGCCCAACAGGACGCGGTCTGGAACCGCCAGCAGCTGGCCAACCAGCTGCGCTCCCTGCTGCGCGAGTACTTCCCCGCCGCGCTGAAGGCCTTCCAGGTCAAGAACATCGGCCTGACCTCGCGCGAGGCCCGCGCCGTCCTCGCCGCGGCGCCCACCCCGGCCGCAGCCGCCAAACTCACCAGCCGCCGCCTGCACGCGCTCCTGCGCGCCGCCGGCCGCCAGCGCAACATCGAGACGTGGGCCGACAACCTCCAGGCCCACTTCCGTGAACAACACCTTCGCCAGCTCCCGGCCGTCGAGGAAGCCCTCGGCCGCCAAGCCCGGGCGATCCTGCTGCAACTGGACGCAGCCTGCCGCGCCGCCGACGAGCTCGCAGAGGCCACCAGCGAGGCCTTCGGCCAGCACCCGGACGCCGCCATCATCACCAGCTTCCCGGGCCTGGCCGACCTCACCGGCGCCCGCGTACTCGCCGAACTCGGCGACGACCGCACCCGCTTCGCCGACGCCCGATCCCTGAAGGCCTACGCCGGATCGGCGCCGATCACCCGCGCCTCGGGCAAGAGCCTGGTCGTTCACCACCGCAAGGTGAAGAACCAGCGCCTGGCCGCCGCCGGCTATGTCTGGGCCTTCGCCTCCCTGCGAGCACCTGGACCCCGGGCGCACTACGACCGCCGACGGGCCGATGGCGACAGGCACTCCAGCGCCCTGCGCAACACCTTTAACCGAATGCTCGGCTGCCTGCACCACTGCCTCCAGAAGCGAAAGCACTACGACGAACTCGCAGCTTTCCCGCATCGTCTGGAGTCCGCAGCTTGACGCCTTGGGCAGATCGGATGTCTTAGCACTCTGCCGTTCGGAAGTTCAATTCTTCTGAAGGTGCTTCAATTGAACTGTCGGGTACTCGTTGGTTCCTGATGTGGTTTCTCCTAGAGTTCAGATCAATCAATTGATCTTCTTGTCGTTCTCATCGTGATCTTCGTTGATGAGAACGTATCGGTTGCAGACGAAGCTGTCGGTGTCCGCGTGTTGTCGGTGCTCGTGTCGGTGTTCGGATCGAGATGTCGGATTTCGCCTTCGGCTGCCGGTTCCCGCCGCCCTTATGGCTGCTTCACGAGGGGTGGTCGATCATGGGGCGATGGCGGGAAATAGGTTGCTCAGGCTCACTCCAGTCTTCGGAGCCGCTGTCGTCGGCATCTACCTGATCGGCTACGGGCAGATGCGGTTCGTCACTGTTCCGACCGTGTTCCTCCCGGGCGAGGACGACACCGAGTTCCTGAACCTCGTCACGGAGATGGTGGCGGGACCTATCGCGTTCGCCTGCGTGTTCTTCACGCTAGCGGCGCTCGCCTTCTGGCGTCTGGCCGCGGCCCGGCCCACCGCCCGCGTGCTGCTCGTGGCGGGCCTGCTGACGCCGCCCTACCTGCTCGGCCTGTATCTCGTGGGCGACGCCAATCCGGCGCACCACCTGATGTGGCTCGAACCCGATGCCTACACAGGCCGTGAGGTCGGTCCCGAGGAGTTCAACCTCGGCTGGAGCCCTCCCACGCTCACCGCGGTCCTGGCAGCGGCGGCGATCGCACAGATCTGGGGCGTGCTGCGACTGGCCCGCGGTCTGGAGGTCACGCCCTCGCCGTACGTGGCCCGCCTGCTGTTCCTGCAGCCGGTTTGGTATGCCGCCTACCTCGCGGTGTGCTCGTTCGATATCTGGTTCACCTCGGTCACGACACGTCCCGCGACTCCGGACGAAGTGGCCTGGGGCGGCATGCCAGAGGGCCTGGTACGGGACGCGTGGAGCATACTCCCCGCTGTCGCGATCACCATGGCGGTCATGAGCGCTGCGATTGTTGCCATGGGCGTGGCGGCGCGCCGTGGCAGCGCTCGGTTGCGGGTGCTTACGGCGATGGTGACCCCGTTCAACATGCTGGGACTGACGGTTCTCGCAGTTGCGGGGCCGCTGGGGCCGATCGGGCCGTACCCGGGGGTGGCGGCCGAGATCCGGCCCTTCTGGCACGTCCCCTTGCTCACCGCGCTCGCCGGCGGCGCCATGGTCTCCTACCTGTACGTGCTGAGGCGTTCCGCGACGAGCACGCAGAGCCTCTCGGCCCCGGTAGGCGGATCCAACTAATTTGGGCGTTCGAGCCCATCATTGGCAAAAAGACCTGAACAACTTCACTCGAAACCGTCCAGGCCAGGATGTCGTGCCACAGGTCAGCACGTGTCCCTTCCGCCAACTTCACCTGGAAGGGACAGTCGGCGTGCCTGTTCGGCGTACCGGATGGCGGTGCTCTCCTCAATGCCGAAGACCACGGCTAGTGCTGTGACCGGAAACGATCACCGGGTTGGCGTGTAGAGCGTCCCTGCGGGTTGGATGGGTGCTGATCACGTTCAATCGGCGCTCGGGAGGCCAGGTGACGCAACCGGTCAAGGTCCGCAGACTCACGGACCCGGAAGGGCAGAAGCTGCAGCGCATCGTACGGCGCGGCACGATGAGCACGGTGCGCTATCGGCGGGCGATGATCCTGCTGGCCTCGGCCGGCGGCAACACCGTCCCGGTCATCGCTCGGCTGGTACAGGCCGATGAGGACACCGTGCGCGATGTGATCCACCGCTTCAACGAGATCGGCCTGGCCTGCCTGGACCCTCAGTGGGCGGGAGGCCGTCCCCGCCTACTGAGTCCTGACGACGAAGACTTCGTCACGGCGACGGCCACCACCCGACCTGCCAAACTCGGCCAGCCCTTCACCCGCTGGTCCATCCGCAAACTCCACGACTACCTGCGCCGCCTGCCCGGCCGCGCCATCACCATCGGCCGCGAAACCTTACGCACCCTGCTGATTCGCCACGGCATCACCTTCCAGCGCACCAAGACCTGGAAAGACTCACCCGACCCGGACTTCGAGACCAAACTCGACCAGATCGAGTACGCCCTCACCCGCCGGCCCGAACGGACCTTCGCCTTCGACGAGTTCGGCCCGCTCGGCATCCGCCCCACCGCCGGGACGGGCTGGGCACCTGCCGGCGCGCCGGACCGATTGCCGGCCACCTATCACCGCACTCACGGCGTGAGGTACTTCCACGGCTGCTACTCCGTCGGCGATGACCTGCTGTGGGGCATCAACCACCGGCGCAAGGGCAGCGAACCCACCTGGTCAGCCTTGAAGTCCATCCGCGCCGCCCGCCCGGACGGCGCCCCGATCTACGTGATCATGGACAACCTGTCGGCGCACAAGAACCGGCGCATCCGCGCCTGGGCGGACAAGCACAAGGTCAGGCTGCTGTTCACCCCGACGTATGCGTCCTGGGCCAACCCGATCGAGGCTCATTTTGGACCGCTGCGCCAGTTCACCTTGGCCAACTCCAACCACCCGAATCACACCGTCCAGACCCGGGCCCTACACGCCTACCTGCGCTGGCGCAACGCCCACGCCCGTCACCCCGACGTGCTGGCCGCTCAACGCCGCGAACGCGCCCGCATCCGAAGCGAGAAGGGCATCCGCTAGGGAGGTCGGCCTCTGGCTTCCGCAGCCTGAAGCCTGTTACCCAACCCGATGATCGTTTCCGGTCACAGCACTAGATGAAGTGGGTCCGGGCCGCGGCTGAGGGCCTCCTCCAGGACACGGTCGGCGCGTAGATCGTCGAGCCGGACGTAGTGCCGGACAAGTAGGTGTTGTTTGAGGTAGTAGGTGCTGACGGGCTCGACTCCGCCCGCGGTGAGTCGGGAGAGCAGGACGTGCGGGTTGGCGGTGTGCGGCCAGCGCTGGCGGCGCTCGGTGAGGTAGTCGCGCAGGGCGTCGTGGGTCAATTCGTCGAGGGGACGGGCGAGGCCGTCGAGGATGATCCGGCGGTTGGGCAGATCAATGTCGTCGAGGGTGAGCTGGCGGATCGCCTGAGGGCGTGCGGCGTGGATAGCGGCCAGGGCGACGATCAAGCGCAGCACCGGCGTGACGGCGGCACTCGCGGTGGTCTTGAGCGTCACCTCATCCAGCGGCAGCCGCTCGGGGTAGGGGTGCGCTCCTGGATGAAGCTGGGTCGTGGGGTTGGTGAAGATCCGCCGACGCTTGGTGGCGAAGCGGAACAACGACTTCAGTGCGGTGACGGTGTTGCTGAGGCGGCGCCCGCGCAGCGCCTCGACGGCGGCGTGGACGTCCTTGCGCGTGATCTCACGGAGGCGTTTGCGGGTCGTCGCCCAGCTCTCCAAGATCGGCTGGACGGCTCCCAAGTAGACGTACAAGGTGGTGTCCGAGCGCGGGCGGATGCGGGCATCCCCGGTGTGCAACCAGGTGAGCCAGTCGCGGACGTCGGCCTGGAACCCTGCGGGCAGCGTGCTGGTGCGCCGGTCAATCCAGGCCAGGATCGCTTTGGGAGGCGGGCCGTCGAGCAGGCCGAGCTCGGTGAGGACCTCAGCGGTCCGCTTGATGCTGCGCCCTCGGCCGCGCAGCCGGTCGAGCTGGGCGTGGAGCTGGGAACCGAACTCGTGGTCCGCCAGAGTATGGCCGCTCTCGGGCGTAGCCGAGATCGGTCTTGATCTTGATTAAGTTTCTTATGGCATGGCGTGGGCGGCCACCGCAGACAGTCCGGTATCTGCCGCGGTCGCAAGGTGGACCGTCGCGCTGAGGGGAAGCCGCAGCACGAAGCAAGCGCCTCCGGTCGCGGACTCCCCGGCGTCGAGGGTGCCCATGTGGGCTTGGGCAATGTCGCGGGCGATCGCCAGACCGAGGCCCGTGCCTCTGTGGTCGAGGCGGTGTGCGGCGCCCAGGCGGGTGAAGCGTTGGAAGATCCGTTCCCGCTCGGACTCCGCGATCCCGTCTCCGTCGTCGGCCACCGTCATCTCGGCGCTGTCGCCCACACGGCTCAGCCGGACCTCGATCATCCGCTGGGCGTGCCGTTGGGCGTTGTCGAGCAGGTTGGTGAGCAGTCGGGCAATCCGGATCGGGACTGCCTGGACAGTCACGCCCCGTTGAAGCCAGAGCTGGACCGGGAGGCGATCGACCCGGCGGGAGATCTCGTCCCGGACCAGTTCCGCGAGGTCGACCTGCTGCGGCTCCACGGCCGGACCTGCCTCCATTTCGCCGAGGACTCGCAGGTCGGTGAGAATCGCATCCAACCGGTCGACGCCTCTCAGCGCCCTTGCGAGCAGGTCGTGGAGATCGGTCTGGTCGGGATACAGGCGGGCCTCCTCCAGCTCCGCGCGCAGTCCCGCGAAGGCCGTACGCATCTCGTGGGAGGCGTCGGAGGCGAACTGCCGGTTCTTGTGAAGCTC from Nonomuraea muscovyensis includes the following:
- a CDS encoding tyrosine-type recombinase/integrase, encoding MTSSAADRKITALRGDGIALAEAADEFLSTHRVANPNTHRAYASAIDRTIAAIGGRDRLLADVTDAEISKALTALWGGCAPATWNRNRAAVASWLSWCSSKKRWAAPSVPAEAERRRENVDHTKAVARTKLERLLSRRDIPLRDKTLYRMLYETAARAAEILSLDVEDLDLDNRKAPVRSKGGDVEWVYWDAGTARLLPRLLRLPDGHCDGVVRTRGPLFLANRKPVPARRPGPEHICPHTGRPRLGYDRVRVLMEAHLGLDPHQLRHSAATHLGEAKVPLQLIMAKTRHKNPRTAMRYTRPGGEAVAEITAVLAPPRRTH
- a CDS encoding IS110 family transposase; this encodes MLMITCGIDWAEKHHDIALVDETGKLVAKRRIGDDVDGWRTLIELLAEHGDRSEARIPVAIETSRGLLVSCLRATGRTVYAINPLAVARYRELHTVARSKSDHADAFTLANILRVDAEHHRPLPDDSELVQAIAVLARAQQDAVWNRQQLANQLRSLLREYFPAALKAFQVKNIGLTSREARAVLAAAPTPAAAAKLTSRRLHALLRAAGRQRNIETWADNLQAHFREQHLRQLPAVEEALGRQARAILLQLDAACRAADELAEATSEAFGQHPDAAIITSFPGLADLTGARVLAELGDDRTRFADARSLKAYAGSAPITRASGKSLVVHHRKVKNQRLAAAGYVWAFASLRAPGPRAHYDRRRADGDRHSSALRNTFNRMLGCLHHCLQKRKHYDELAAFPHRLESAA
- a CDS encoding IS630 family transposase codes for the protein MTQPVKVRRLTDPEGQKLQRIVRRGTMSTVRYRRAMILLASAGGNTVPVIARLVQADEDTVRDVIHRFNEIGLACLDPQWAGGRPRLLSPDDEDFVTATATTRPAKLGQPFTRWSIRKLHDYLRRLPGRAITIGRETLRTLLIRHGITFQRTKTWKDSPDPDFETKLDQIEYALTRRPERTFAFDEFGPLGIRPTAGTGWAPAGAPDRLPATYHRTHGVRYFHGCYSVGDDLLWGINHRRKGSEPTWSALKSIRAARPDGAPIYVIMDNLSAHKNRRIRAWADKHKVRLLFTPTYASWANPIEAHFGPLRQFTLANSNHPNHTVQTRALHAYLRWRNAHARHPDVLAAQRRERARIRSEKGIR
- a CDS encoding site-specific integrase, whose product is MHTGDARIRPRSDTTLYVYLGAVQPILESWATTRKRLREITRKDVHAAVEALRGRRLSNTVTALKSLFRFATKRRRIFTNPTTQLHPGAHPYPERLPLDEVTLKTTASAAVTPVLRLIVALAAIHAARPQAIRQLTLDDIDLPNRRIILDGLARPLDELTHDALRDYLTERRQRWPHTANPHVLLSRLTAGGVEPVSTYYLKQHLLVRHYVRLDDLRADRVLEEALSRGPDPLHLVL
- a CDS encoding sensor histidine kinase, whose translation is MSHLDLPSARRDSRLDITDLYVFRGERSPDSAESDRKKGSSAMTRLTARYACEEPHSLCEGRAAASFPIVPDLLRELEQELHKNRQFASDASHEMRTAFAGLRAELEEARLYPDQTDLHDLLARALRGVDRLDAILTDLRVLGEMEAGPAVEPQQVDLAELVRDEISRRVDRLPVQLWLQRGVTVQAVPIRIARLLTNLLDNAQRHAQRMIEVRLSRVGDSAEMTVADDGDGIAESERERIFQRFTRLGAAHRLDHRGTGLGLAIARDIAQAHMGTLDAGESATGGACFVLRLPLSATVHLATAADTGLSAVAAHAMP